From a region of the Pseudoclavibacter endophyticus genome:
- the leuD gene encoding 3-isopropylmalate dehydratase small subunit, producing MEKLTRVEGVAVPLRRSNVDTDQIIPAEYLKRVTKTGYDDALFAAWRTRPDFELNQPQFANPRILLAGADFGTGSSREHAVWALRDFGFRAVIGPRFGEIFRGNAGKQGLLVGVVSEADIEQLWAQADADPASGVVDLVERVVTVGDVTRPFEIDDYTRWRLLEGLDDIGLTLQHEGDITAFEQRRASWRPTTLPIQHGTR from the coding sequence ATGGAGAAGCTCACGCGGGTCGAGGGCGTCGCCGTTCCCTTGCGGCGCTCAAACGTCGACACCGACCAGATCATCCCGGCCGAATACCTCAAGCGCGTCACGAAGACGGGCTACGACGACGCCCTATTCGCCGCCTGGCGGACGCGCCCGGACTTCGAGCTCAACCAGCCGCAGTTCGCGAACCCGCGCATCCTGCTCGCCGGCGCTGACTTCGGGACCGGATCGAGCCGCGAGCACGCCGTGTGGGCGCTTCGCGACTTCGGGTTCCGCGCCGTGATCGGTCCCCGCTTCGGCGAGATCTTCCGTGGCAACGCGGGCAAGCAGGGCCTGCTCGTCGGCGTCGTCAGCGAGGCGGACATCGAGCAGCTCTGGGCCCAGGCAGACGCCGACCCGGCATCCGGCGTGGTCGACCTCGTCGAACGCGTCGTCACCGTCGGCGATGTCACGCGACCGTTCGAGATCGACGACTACACCCGCTGGCGCCTGCTCGAGGGCCTCGACGACATCGGTTTGACCCTGCAGCACGAAGGCGACATCACCGCCTTCGAACAGCGGCGGGCATCCTGGCGGCCCACAACGCTGCCGATTCAACACGGCACGCGCTGA
- the murA gene encoding UDP-N-acetylglucosamine 1-carboxyvinyltransferase: MSTTSDFALRAGQYVGLAADRITFRGGQPLNGHVEVRGAKNLVTKAMVAALLGESPSLLRQVPDISDVNVVRGLLEIHGVKIERDNESGDLHLDPSNVERAHMAEINAHAGSSRIPILFCGPLLHRLGEAFIPDLGGCRIGDRPIDFHLEVLRNFGADVQKLPDGIRMHAPRGLVGAKITLPYPSVGATEQVLLTAVRANGRTELRNAAIEPEIMDLINILQKMGAIISVDADRVIRIEGVDRLVGFRHRSLFDRNEAASWASAALVTKGDIFVGGASQPEMLTFLNVFRKAGGAFDIHDDGIRFWHPGGELSPVVIETDVHPGFMTDWQQPLVVALTQAEGVSIVHETVYEQRFGFTDALNQMGANIQLHRECLGGQYCRFGQRNFLHSAVISGPTKLHAADIEVPDLRGGFSHLIAALAADGESVVSNVGIISRGYENFISKLQQLGADFTVED; this comes from the coding sequence GTGAGCACAACGTCGGATTTCGCCCTGCGCGCCGGACAGTACGTCGGCCTCGCGGCAGATCGCATCACCTTCCGCGGGGGCCAGCCCCTGAACGGCCACGTCGAGGTGCGGGGTGCCAAGAACCTCGTGACCAAGGCCATGGTCGCCGCCCTCCTCGGCGAGTCGCCGAGCCTCCTGCGCCAGGTGCCCGACATCTCCGACGTCAATGTCGTTCGAGGCCTGCTCGAGATCCACGGGGTCAAGATCGAGCGCGACAACGAGTCGGGCGACCTGCACCTCGATCCGTCGAACGTCGAACGCGCGCACATGGCAGAGATCAACGCGCACGCCGGCTCGAGCCGCATCCCGATCCTCTTCTGCGGCCCACTCCTGCACCGTCTCGGCGAAGCGTTCATCCCTGATCTCGGCGGGTGCCGCATCGGCGACCGGCCGATCGACTTCCACCTCGAAGTGCTGCGCAACTTCGGCGCCGATGTGCAGAAGCTGCCAGACGGCATCCGCATGCACGCGCCCCGCGGGCTCGTGGGCGCCAAGATCACGCTGCCGTACCCATCGGTCGGCGCGACCGAGCAGGTGCTGCTCACGGCCGTGCGCGCGAATGGCCGCACCGAGCTGCGCAACGCGGCGATCGAACCCGAGATCATGGATCTCATCAACATCCTGCAGAAGATGGGCGCCATCATCTCGGTCGACGCCGATCGCGTCATCCGCATCGAGGGCGTCGACCGGCTCGTCGGCTTCCGGCACCGCTCGCTCTTCGACCGCAACGAGGCCGCGAGCTGGGCGAGCGCGGCGCTCGTCACCAAGGGCGACATCTTCGTCGGCGGAGCGAGCCAGCCCGAGATGCTGACGTTCCTCAACGTGTTCCGCAAGGCGGGCGGCGCCTTTGACATCCACGACGACGGCATCCGGTTCTGGCACCCGGGCGGCGAGCTCTCCCCCGTCGTCATCGAGACCGACGTGCACCCCGGTTTCATGACCGACTGGCAGCAGCCGCTCGTGGTAGCGCTCACGCAGGCCGAGGGCGTCTCGATCGTGCACGAGACGGTGTACGAGCAGCGGTTCGGGTTCACGGATGCGCTCAACCAGATGGGCGCCAACATCCAACTGCACCGCGAGTGCCTCGGCGGGCAGTACTGCCGTTTCGGGCAGCGCAACTTTCTGCACTCGGCCGTCATCTCGGGGCCGACGAAGCTCCACGCCGCCGACATCGAGGTGCCTGACCTGCGGGGCGGCTTCAGCCACCTCATCGCCGCTCTTGCGGCCGACGGCGAAAGCGTCGTCAGCAACGTCGGTATCATTTCGCGCGGCTACGAGAACTTCATCTCGAAGCTGCAGCAGCTGGGGGCCGACTTCACGGTCGAGGACTGA
- a CDS encoding lysophospholipid acyltransferase family protein produces MTDETRSPSIFWILAGLVLPPAGVLWNIEVEGELPKDGPFILAPNHNSEVDPVIVGIGTWKLGRAPRFMAKESLFRIPLFGRLLRASGQIPVSRGPGKGNRSALDAADVLAKTGGGVIVYPEGSLTREPDLWAMRGKSGAIRLALATGIPVYPCAQWGAQQVMPRYGRIRPTFRARIRMVVGEPLDLTPYQDRRTSASALAEATELLMQRINGLLGELRGATPPATSYNPLEHGQSEHGRTA; encoded by the coding sequence ATGACCGACGAAACGCGATCGCCGAGCATCTTCTGGATCTTGGCGGGGTTGGTCCTGCCGCCAGCCGGGGTGCTGTGGAACATCGAGGTCGAGGGCGAGCTCCCGAAGGACGGCCCGTTCATCCTGGCCCCGAACCACAACAGCGAGGTCGATCCCGTCATCGTGGGCATCGGCACGTGGAAGCTCGGGCGGGCTCCGCGGTTCATGGCGAAGGAATCGCTTTTCCGCATTCCCCTCTTCGGCCGGCTCCTGCGCGCGAGCGGGCAGATCCCCGTGTCGCGGGGTCCGGGCAAGGGCAACCGATCTGCGCTCGATGCCGCTGACGTGCTCGCGAAAACGGGCGGCGGCGTCATCGTCTACCCCGAGGGCTCGCTCACGCGTGAGCCCGACCTGTGGGCCATGCGCGGGAAGAGCGGCGCGATCCGGCTCGCGCTCGCCACCGGCATCCCCGTCTATCCGTGCGCCCAATGGGGCGCGCAGCAGGTGATGCCGCGGTACGGCCGGATCCGCCCCACGTTCCGCGCGCGCATCCGCATGGTCGTCGGCGAGCCCCTCGACCTCACCCCGTATCAGGATCGCCGTACGAGCGCGTCCGCCCTCGCCGAGGCGACCGAGCTGCTCATGCAGCGCATCAACGGGTTGCTCGGCGAGCTGCGCGGCGCGACGCCGCCGGCCACGAGCTACAACCCGCTCGAGCACGGCCAAAGCGAGCACGGGCGCACGGCATGA
- a CDS encoding NAD(P)H-dependent glycerol-3-phosphate dehydrogenase, translating to MSEWYPSTTPINLVAPVEGGTACDDASPPRQRLTVVGGGSWGTTFAKVLADAGHDVALVVRRPEVAAEINETHRNTAYLPGINLPLGLRATCELRQAVDGASTVFLSVPAQSARDALSELGPLLGDEVTVVSLMKGVERATGARMSELVHEVGRVERARIAVASGPNISLEIAREQPTAIVVASTAQPTAVRVARLARNRYLRSFVNLDVVGTEFGGVLKNLIAIAVGIVDGVGYGENTKASVMTRGLSEITDFAVAMGARADTMTGLAGLGDLIATCQSTLSRNFTAGRLLGQGFNFSEVVARMEQTAEGLRSVGAILTLAEQHGVQMPISQQIQAVLHGQMDPAELAPHLATDGTEQPAGE from the coding sequence ATGAGCGAGTGGTACCCCTCGACCACGCCGATCAACCTGGTCGCCCCGGTCGAGGGAGGTACGGCGTGCGACGATGCGTCGCCCCCGCGGCAGCGGCTCACGGTCGTCGGCGGCGGCAGCTGGGGCACGACCTTCGCGAAGGTGCTGGCCGATGCCGGTCACGACGTGGCCCTCGTCGTGCGCCGGCCCGAGGTGGCCGCCGAGATCAACGAGACCCACCGCAACACGGCGTATCTTCCCGGCATCAACCTCCCGCTCGGGTTGCGGGCCACGTGTGAGCTGCGCCAGGCGGTCGACGGCGCTTCCACCGTGTTCCTCTCGGTACCGGCGCAGTCGGCGAGGGACGCGCTCTCCGAGCTCGGGCCCCTGCTCGGCGACGAGGTGACGGTCGTCTCGCTCATGAAGGGGGTCGAGCGCGCGACGGGCGCCCGCATGTCGGAGCTCGTCCACGAGGTCGGCCGCGTCGAGCGCGCCCGAATCGCCGTGGCATCCGGCCCCAACATCTCGCTCGAGATCGCGCGCGAGCAGCCGACGGCGATCGTCGTCGCCTCGACCGCGCAGCCGACCGCGGTGCGCGTCGCGCGTCTCGCCCGCAACCGCTATCTGCGCTCGTTCGTCAACCTCGACGTCGTCGGCACCGAGTTCGGTGGCGTGCTCAAGAACCTCATCGCGATCGCCGTCGGCATCGTCGACGGCGTCGGATACGGCGAGAACACGAAGGCGTCGGTCATGACGCGGGGGCTCAGCGAGATCACCGACTTCGCGGTCGCCATGGGCGCCCGCGCGGACACCATGACGGGGCTGGCGGGGCTCGGCGACCTCATCGCGACGTGCCAGTCCACGCTCTCGCGGAACTTCACCGCGGGCCGGCTGCTCGGGCAGGGGTTCAATTTCAGCGAGGTCGTGGCGCGCATGGAGCAGACGGCCGAGGGGTTACGCTCGGTCGGGGCGATCCTGACACTCGCGGAGCAGCATGGCGTCCAGATGCCGATCTCGCAGCAGATTCAGGCCGTGCTTCACGGGCAGATGGACCCGGCTGAGCTTGCGCCCCACCTCGCGACGGACGGGACCGAGCAACCGGCAGGCGAGTAG
- a CDS encoding D-alanine--D-alanine ligase family protein has translation MATNEQRTRVAVLFGGRSSEHTVSCATAGGVLTAIDRERFEVVPIGITRDGAWVLEEDDPAKFALNRAKLPEVVDNGTRVHLPSSALHHELTVSYLSGAPAQSTSRRPSSAETTATEARADLSTRRSLGVIDVVLPLLHGPFGEDGTLQGTLEMLDLPFVGSSVLASAVAMDKHYTKIVLRDAGLRVAGGFTVYDRDWGDGDDASAVRVRDRAASDIGFPLFVKPARAGSSVGVSKVESPETFDDAMRTAFAEDDHVLIEAGIDGREVEVAVLESRPGEPPRVSVAGEIVMTDIPFYDFAAKYLDAPGVELVCPAPLTEAELAEMQSISVRAFEALGCEGLARVDFFLGDDGFVINEVNTLPGFTPISMFPKCWEASGLTYSQLITELVEVALASAHARRSRRARLG, from the coding sequence ATGGCCACGAACGAACAGCGCACCCGGGTCGCCGTCCTGTTTGGCGGGCGCTCGAGCGAGCACACCGTCTCATGCGCGACGGCCGGTGGCGTGCTGACGGCCATCGACCGGGAGCGGTTCGAGGTCGTGCCGATCGGCATCACGCGCGATGGAGCGTGGGTGCTCGAGGAGGACGACCCGGCCAAGTTCGCGCTCAACCGCGCCAAGCTTCCGGAGGTCGTCGACAACGGCACGCGCGTGCATCTGCCGAGCTCCGCCCTGCACCATGAGCTCACGGTCTCGTACCTCTCGGGGGCGCCGGCGCAGTCGACCTCGCGGCGCCCGTCATCTGCCGAGACGACGGCGACCGAGGCGCGCGCCGACCTGTCGACCCGGCGGTCGCTCGGCGTCATCGACGTGGTGCTGCCGCTCTTGCACGGCCCGTTCGGCGAAGACGGAACTCTGCAGGGGACGCTCGAGATGCTCGACCTGCCGTTCGTCGGCTCGTCGGTGCTCGCGTCGGCCGTCGCGATGGACAAGCACTACACGAAGATCGTGCTGCGCGACGCGGGACTGCGGGTCGCAGGCGGCTTCACCGTGTACGACCGCGACTGGGGCGACGGCGACGATGCATCGGCCGTGCGGGTGCGCGATCGAGCCGCCAGCGATATCGGCTTCCCGCTGTTCGTGAAGCCGGCCCGCGCCGGCTCGAGCGTCGGCGTCTCGAAGGTCGAGTCGCCCGAAACGTTCGACGACGCCATGCGCACCGCCTTCGCCGAAGACGACCACGTGCTCATCGAGGCCGGGATCGACGGGCGCGAGGTGGAGGTCGCCGTGCTCGAGTCGCGACCAGGGGAGCCTCCCCGCGTCTCGGTCGCGGGCGAGATCGTCATGACCGACATTCCGTTCTACGACTTCGCCGCGAAGTACCTCGATGCTCCCGGCGTCGAACTCGTGTGCCCTGCCCCCCTCACCGAGGCAGAGCTCGCGGAGATGCAGTCCATCAGCGTGCGCGCCTTCGAAGCCCTCGGCTGTGAGGGGCTCGCGCGCGTCGACTTCTTCCTCGGCGACGACGGCTTCGTCATCAACGAGGTCAACACCCTGCCCGGATTCACGCCGATCTCGATGTTCCCCAAGTGCTGGGAGGCCAGCGGGCTCACGTACTCGCAGCTCATCACGGAGCTCGTGGAGGTCGCGCTGGCGAGCGCGCACGCCCGTCGCTCCCGTCGCGCCCGCCTCGGCTAG
- a CDS encoding DUF3515 family protein — protein MSRSLRRLPLVTIAAVALALAGCSGPSVPMQPAANANAPECADVTVRLPETVDGLELRTTNAQATGAWGSPATVLLHCGVATPEPTTDRCISLNGIDWVEDDADAPTYVYTTYGRSPAAQVTIDASGGTVSGTNVLMDLGGAIGYLPAVGGCVGPDDVIDMDDTKPPATTPLPEEPTKETSRVARNDSAVR, from the coding sequence ATGTCTCGCTCGCTCCGTCGCCTCCCCCTCGTCACGATCGCCGCCGTGGCGCTCGCGCTCGCCGGCTGCAGCGGCCCCTCCGTGCCAATGCAGCCCGCGGCGAACGCGAACGCCCCCGAGTGCGCCGACGTGACGGTGCGGCTGCCCGAGACGGTCGATGGCCTGGAACTGCGAACCACGAACGCGCAGGCGACGGGAGCGTGGGGGTCGCCCGCGACGGTGCTGCTGCACTGCGGCGTCGCGACGCCCGAACCGACGACCGACCGCTGCATCAGTCTCAACGGCATCGACTGGGTCGAGGACGACGCGGACGCGCCCACCTACGTGTACACGACCTACGGGCGCTCGCCGGCCGCGCAGGTGACGATCGACGCGTCGGGCGGCACGGTTTCGGGGACCAACGTGCTCATGGATCTCGGTGGGGCGATCGGGTACCTGCCAGCCGTGGGCGGCTGCGTCGGCCCCGACGACGTGATCGACATGGACGACACGAAACCGCCGGCGACCACCCCGCTCCCCGAGGAACCGACGAAGGAGACGTCACGAGTGGCGCGAAACGACAGCGCCGTTCGCTAG
- a CDS encoding thiamine-phosphate kinase translates to MATDPEASPQHPATHAWGPAGDARRAAETAGEAGEAGVLARILPSARPSAAAIVPTGDDAAVLAAPEGRYVVTTDLMVEGPDFRRAWHEPHDLGWKACASNLADIAAMGARPTALVVALALPDETPMPWIEAFGAGVGACLESLAPDAGVVGGDLSTAGQVLVSVTAFGDLEGRPAVLRSGARPGDVVALAGDAGRSASGLAALFAGQVAGCSTADGERVGAGAPWPRVREATPPIGGGQRQAEPAGTGAAGRIVAERFAAVLRAQFAPSPPIAAGATAAVAGATAMMDVSDGLLLDATRLARASGVTVELESAALAGDVEWLAAVPGPDGEPIGASAALERCLAGGEDHALLATFPPGAALPPPFRRIGAVARGATGADAAADGTTSPVRVDGVPRAARGWDPYAGR, encoded by the coding sequence ATGGCAACGGACCCCGAGGCGTCACCGCAGCATCCGGCCACTCACGCCTGGGGCCCCGCGGGCGACGCCCGACGCGCCGCCGAGACGGCCGGTGAGGCCGGCGAAGCTGGCGTGCTCGCCCGCATCCTGCCGAGCGCCCGCCCCTCCGCCGCCGCGATCGTGCCGACGGGTGACGACGCCGCCGTCCTGGCGGCGCCCGAAGGCCGCTACGTCGTCACGACCGACCTCATGGTCGAAGGCCCCGACTTCCGCCGCGCATGGCACGAGCCGCACGACCTCGGTTGGAAGGCGTGCGCGTCGAATCTCGCCGACATCGCCGCCATGGGTGCCCGGCCGACCGCGCTCGTGGTCGCCCTCGCGCTGCCCGACGAGACGCCCATGCCGTGGATCGAGGCGTTCGGGGCCGGGGTCGGCGCCTGCCTCGAATCTCTTGCCCCCGACGCCGGCGTCGTCGGCGGCGACCTGTCGACCGCGGGGCAGGTGCTCGTGTCGGTGACCGCGTTCGGAGACCTCGAGGGGCGCCCGGCAGTGCTGCGTTCCGGCGCGCGCCCGGGCGATGTCGTGGCGCTGGCGGGTGACGCGGGGCGCAGCGCTTCGGGGCTCGCGGCACTGTTCGCGGGACAGGTGGCCGGATGCTCGACGGCGGACGGCGAGCGCGTGGGCGCCGGCGCCCCGTGGCCGCGCGTGCGCGAGGCGACGCCCCCCATCGGTGGCGGACAGCGGCAGGCGGAGCCCGCCGGCACGGGCGCCGCCGGTCGGATCGTTGCCGAACGGTTCGCGGCCGTGTTGCGCGCACAGTTCGCCCCCTCGCCGCCGATTGCTGCGGGGGCGACCGCGGCCGTGGCCGGCGCGACCGCGATGATGGATGTCTCGGACGGCCTGCTCCTCGACGCCACGAGGCTCGCGCGTGCGAGCGGCGTGACGGTCGAACTCGAGTCGGCGGCGCTGGCGGGCGACGTCGAGTGGCTCGCCGCGGTGCCCGGGCCCGACGGCGAGCCGATCGGGGCGTCAGCGGCGCTTGAGCGATGCCTCGCGGGCGGCGAGGATCATGCGCTCCTCGCGACGTTTCCGCCCGGCGCCGCGCTCCCTCCGCCGTTCCGGCGCATCGGCGCTGTCGCCCGCGGTGCGACGGGCGCCGACGCCGCCGCTGATGGCACGACGTCGCCCGTGCGGGTCGATGGCGTCCCGCGCGCGGCCCGCGGGTGGGATCCGTACGCCGGCCGGTGA
- the rsmD gene encoding 16S rRNA (guanine(966)-N(2))-methyltransferase RsmD, translated as MTRIIAGDAKGVSLTVPKSGTRPTSDRVREAMFSSLDASGVLDGATVLDLYAGTGALGLEALSRGAAEALFVERGAKAANLLKRNARQVQDAIAARSRRVRTQVVTGSALGFAERDGGRFDVVFADPPYEVADTELEALLAGLAPRLAAGGVIVLERGARSGEPATPAALKRTHARRYGDTALLTYELTV; from the coding sequence ATGACCCGCATCATCGCCGGCGACGCCAAGGGCGTTTCGCTCACCGTGCCGAAATCGGGCACGCGCCCCACGAGCGACCGCGTGCGCGAGGCGATGTTCTCGTCACTCGACGCAAGCGGCGTGCTCGACGGCGCGACCGTGCTCGACCTCTACGCGGGCACGGGCGCGCTCGGCCTCGAGGCACTCAGCCGAGGCGCTGCCGAGGCGCTGTTCGTGGAGCGCGGGGCCAAAGCCGCGAACCTGCTCAAGCGCAACGCACGACAGGTGCAGGATGCCATCGCCGCCCGGTCGCGGCGCGTGCGGACGCAGGTGGTCACCGGTTCGGCCCTCGGGTTCGCCGAACGCGATGGAGGGCGGTTCGACGTGGTGTTCGCCGACCCGCCCTACGAGGTGGCGGACACGGAACTCGAGGCCCTGCTCGCGGGGCTCGCGCCCAGACTGGCGGCGGGAGGCGTCATCGTCCTCGAGCGCGGGGCCCGCTCGGGCGAACCCGCGACGCCCGCCGCGCTCAAACGCACGCACGCCCGCCGCTACGGCGACACGGCCCTTCTGACGTACGAGCTGACCGTCTGA
- a CDS encoding AAA family ATPase, whose translation MTSATPPSTDAGRVADPIAGQSVPRLTAEQLRGAIERIRENVRQVITGKDEQIELALVVLLAEGHLLVEDVPGVGKTVLAKTLAASMSATVNRIQFTPDLLPSDVTGVAVFDQADRRFEFQPGPVFANVLIGDEINRASPKTQSALLECMEERQVSIDGDTHRLPDPFTVFATQNPSEMEGTYALPEAQRDRFLARMSMGYPDRDAELGMVDAREGGDPLTRVRPVVTAETVRAMINACSEVYVAPPIKSYVVDLARATRDHADVRVGVSPRATLHLIRAARASAAISGRDYVVPSDVAALVAPVFAHRLMLNTRGARGGIGTGEAARVIEQVQQRVVAPTGV comes from the coding sequence GTGACGAGCGCAACCCCGCCATCGACCGATGCGGGGCGCGTTGCCGACCCCATCGCAGGGCAGTCGGTGCCCCGGCTGACGGCCGAGCAGCTCCGAGGCGCCATCGAGCGGATCCGCGAGAACGTGCGCCAGGTCATCACGGGCAAGGATGAGCAGATCGAGCTCGCCCTCGTCGTGCTGCTGGCCGAGGGGCACCTCCTCGTCGAGGACGTTCCTGGCGTCGGCAAGACTGTGCTCGCGAAAACGCTCGCGGCGTCGATGAGCGCGACCGTCAACCGCATCCAGTTCACGCCCGACCTGTTGCCGAGCGACGTCACGGGCGTCGCGGTCTTCGACCAGGCCGATCGCCGATTCGAGTTCCAGCCGGGCCCCGTGTTCGCGAACGTCCTGATCGGCGACGAGATCAACCGCGCCTCGCCGAAGACCCAGTCGGCGCTGCTCGAGTGCATGGAGGAGCGGCAGGTGTCGATCGACGGCGACACGCACCGGCTGCCCGACCCGTTTACCGTGTTCGCCACGCAGAACCCGAGCGAGATGGAGGGCACCTATGCCCTGCCGGAGGCGCAGCGCGATCGCTTCCTCGCGCGGATGTCGATGGGCTACCCCGACCGCGACGCCGAGCTCGGCATGGTGGATGCGCGCGAGGGCGGTGACCCGCTCACCCGCGTCAGGCCTGTCGTCACCGCCGAGACGGTGCGCGCCATGATCAATGCGTGCAGCGAGGTCTACGTGGCGCCGCCCATCAAGAGCTACGTGGTCGACCTCGCCCGCGCCACGCGGGATCATGCGGACGTCCGCGTCGGCGTCAGCCCCCGCGCGACGCTCCACCTCATCCGCGCCGCGAGGGCCTCGGCGGCGATCTCCGGCCGCGACTACGTGGTGCCATCCGATGTCGCGGCGCTCGTCGCGCCCGTCTTCGCGCACCGCCTCATGCTGAACACGCGCGGTGCCCGGGGCGGCATCGGCACGGGCGAAGCGGCGCGAGTGATCGAGCAGGTCCAGCAGCGCGTCGTTGCACCGACGGGCGTGTGA
- a CDS encoding DUF58 domain-containing protein yields the protein MTTPLAPPSRSASNRTGGEVAVAKRLRPTRRAVGMLVVGMLFVVAAVLFGRAEFIALGAFLVALPACTYALRALFKPRLELERQIFPSTIAVGDRLRVIAEVRNRSIVALEPATYVDLTPGAAVSSIGGVMPQVGSRLRRSERHRRRRVAYTLTTMRRGVHDIGPLLLENIDGLGLTRRVIRVGDPESVEVWPHVHDIDSLDVPATRHGGEVEAGIAAAGDSDDVLTREYRRGDAMRRVHWRATARADDLRVRQEEHHAEVSSLIILDTTRSPIDDDADAEPVTIFDMMDAPEQARGARIDPVFEHCVSVAASVAVRLHELGYETELFETNEFLDGADDPRLGGLRVASKDSMSSLMRHLMHTQPNALGDTPERPSTVGHIAQRALRIGRAPIVYVHRELAGDDLAAIRDLGRVGTPAIAVIVGDHAGPATPSGKRVAGVQRDFAREGWEVVVMSTAHADPWASASRVGAPRGGARPAAKGAHA from the coding sequence ATGACAACGCCCCTCGCGCCCCCGAGCCGCTCAGCGTCGAATCGCACCGGCGGAGAGGTCGCCGTCGCGAAGCGCCTGCGGCCGACGCGGCGTGCGGTGGGGATGCTCGTGGTCGGCATGCTCTTCGTGGTCGCCGCCGTTCTGTTCGGCCGCGCGGAGTTCATCGCGCTCGGCGCGTTTCTCGTGGCGCTGCCGGCCTGCACCTACGCCCTCCGGGCGCTGTTCAAGCCGCGCCTCGAGCTCGAGCGGCAGATCTTTCCGAGCACGATCGCGGTCGGCGACCGGCTTCGCGTGATTGCGGAGGTGCGAAACCGCTCGATCGTGGCGCTCGAGCCGGCGACCTATGTTGACTTGACCCCCGGCGCCGCCGTCTCGAGCATCGGTGGGGTCATGCCGCAAGTCGGTTCGCGGCTTCGGCGGAGCGAGCGACACCGTCGTCGTCGCGTCGCCTACACGCTCACGACCATGCGCCGCGGGGTGCACGACATCGGTCCGCTGCTCCTCGAGAACATCGACGGGCTCGGTCTCACGCGCCGCGTGATCCGGGTCGGCGACCCCGAGTCCGTCGAGGTGTGGCCGCACGTGCACGACATCGATTCGCTCGATGTGCCGGCGACGCGTCATGGGGGTGAGGTAGAGGCGGGCATCGCCGCGGCGGGCGACAGCGACGACGTGCTGACGCGCGAGTACCGGCGGGGAGACGCCATGCGACGGGTGCACTGGCGCGCGACCGCCCGCGCCGACGACCTGCGGGTGCGGCAGGAGGAGCATCACGCCGAGGTCTCGTCGCTCATCATCCTCGACACCACGCGGTCTCCCATCGACGACGACGCCGACGCTGAGCCCGTCACGATCTTCGACATGATGGATGCGCCGGAGCAGGCCAGGGGCGCCCGTATCGACCCGGTGTTCGAGCACTGCGTTTCGGTTGCGGCCTCGGTGGCGGTCCGGTTGCACGAGCTCGGCTACGAGACCGAGCTGTTCGAGACCAACGAGTTCCTCGACGGCGCAGACGATCCCCGCCTCGGCGGGCTGCGCGTCGCCAGCAAGGACTCGATGAGCTCGCTCATGCGCCACCTCATGCATACGCAGCCGAACGCCCTCGGCGACACCCCCGAGCGCCCGAGCACGGTGGGTCACATCGCGCAGCGGGCCCTGCGCATCGGTCGCGCCCCGATCGTGTACGTGCATCGGGAGCTGGCGGGCGACGATCTCGCTGCGATTCGCGACCTCGGCCGGGTCGGCACCCCCGCCATCGCGGTGATCGTCGGCGATCACGCGGGCCCCGCGACGCCCAGCGGCAAGCGCGTGGCCGGCGTCCAGCGAGACTTCGCGCGCGAGGGCTGGGAGGTCGTCGTCATGTCGACCGCGCACGCCGACCCGTGGGCGAGCGCATCGCGCGTGGGCGCCCCGCGCGGCGGGGCGCGGCCGGCGGCGAAGGGGGCACACGCATGA